AATGAAATTCATTTTAATAGAAGTGCTATATAAAGGAATTAAATTTTCGATGATGTAAATCGAAAACCTATTTCACCACCCTTGGTCTAAAGACAACTATATTTAgtgttcaaaacaaaaacaaaagacagcTATATTTGATTCGGGTTTGGAGCACATTGTGGATTCTAGCCCATAACGAAGCCCAAACATCTACCAGCCCAAAGGGCTGAAAATATCTAATTTGTATTCCAGAAACTTCGCGGGTACAAATGCCACGCTGCTCTCACTCACCAAGACACACCCTCTCACTGTCAGGTCTCAGCTCCTCCTCCAATGGCGTTTCTACTCTCTCAAACCCTCAGGCGAGTCCTCTTCTCCGGCGACCACCTCTTCCCGGCCATCGCTTCCCGATCAATCTCCACCACCGCCTCTGCCTCCATGAGGTACCACATCTTCATGGCCGATCGGAACGATCCCAACGACAAAGGCCCCCTCCCCGCCGTCCAGATCAGAGATTCCGACGACAGCTTCACCGTCACGAGAGCCTTTCCGGGATTCGGGAAGGAAATCGTCAAGGTCGCGGTGGACGTCGAGAAGAACACCGTCAGCATCAAGCTCCGGGACTGCGACGGCTGCGAAACCCTGGTTCCTCTGCCGGAGGGTTGCAAGAGCGGCGAGGCTAGATCGGAGGTTAAGCATGGCATGGTGACGGTGGTTGTGCCGAAGCGGAAGAAAGGAGAGGAGTAGAGCTAGGTTGAATTCCAATTGCAAAGTAGGTAGGTAGTTTGCGAAGCTCTGTAAAAGACTAAAAGCCTCAAAGATAGTAGCTTTTTCTCGGTGGTATGTGAAATTTTGGGGCTTTGTTTTGTATCTGACTTGACTAGTGATGAATGAAAAAGTAAAGCATTTGTTGAGATTACTGGTGTTATTTGGTTTCCAAAATTGACATTCCAAAATCTGCAATTTGGTATTCGAATTTTTTACCGTTGGTCTCTTCATGTTGAGGGCAATAATGTTATGCGATGCGACGTTGCTTATTGTAACATAAGCACACACATAAGCTGTTTGGATTGTTTTCATCTTTTCAAGACGAGTACAATGTGCTTGGTGAATGCCTATTGTCTGCAGCCTACATTCGTATGGAATGCTTGAAAACGCTACATCCATAATAATATTGAACTGCCAAAAAGCTTCAGTCAGTCAATTATTCATCTTGCCTTAAAGACCTCCAGGAATTGTAGATGTTTCGGTGCCAATGATAAGAAAGCACCATGAATGGAGTTGATTAATATGATAGATAAATGCAGGATAGAGTGGTCAGACTGGTTCATCATTTTTGTGGACGATTTGTGTatcaaaaggaagaaaaagagttAGACATTCTATTTATATTAATGACTTTGACAATTTGGAACAGATTACACTTCTGCTCCAGAACATTACTTTCAAAAATGATGACCCGTAGTTTCCAGAGGTTTATTGTGATGAGCAGCAGAAAAAGTGTCTTGGTGATTAAAATTGGTATTTTGGTAGGTATATGGCAATTCTGTTGCCAGCtggagaaaaaaattgaaaagaaatttaaaaaaatattccCGTGCCAGGAGTCAAATTTGGAAACTCAAATCTGAATTCTAGTGATCGATCAGCTACACCGGATTCTTGCAATATTGGATCACTAAATTATTTATACTTTTAGTCACAAGTCCGTTAATAGTAGATATGCAGTTCTCTACTCGAAAAGTATTCAGATGTTAGAGCACACTGTAAATTTGAGCCCACAAAGTATATATCTATATTAAATCAAATGGTTTCATCTTTTAAACCAAATCATTGAGTCATAGTAAATGAATACTCTTACTTGGTTGCAGGATAGATAGTGTTATTTGGTTGCAGGGTGAAACTATTTCAATTTCAGTATTTTTGTCCACTTCATGGGTTTGGTTACTTGGGTACTGCCGTTAGtttgttttagtcttttcatgTAAAGTGCAATGTGTTCGATGAAATGTCAATTTactgttgtttgttgtttgttgctcaaaatctagagattatccGGCCTAAATTTTGACTGAATAGCTTGAAAACCCTGTAGTCGATCAATTCAGCTTGCCTTAGCGGACTCTTGAATTGTAAATGTTTCAATGTCAATCAGGCATTGTTAAGAAATTTCATCTACATTTGAACATATTTCATTTGCTGGTCTCTTTACTGGTACGTATGGCCTAAAAATCCGAACTATGTTTGAGCTGCCTACATATGTCGAGGAAAGAAAGTGAACTGTCACTTGGTCCTATTCCTATTGCATCATTTATTTGAATCAATGGCCTAGAAATTGAATTACAACTAAAGGAAGATaacagaaaaaaacaaaacttgaaATATATGATGTATAGGAATTAGGAGACAGAGGAACGAATTTTCTATTCATTGTAATGAACTTGATCATCTGAAGTGCTCCAGTTCAAGGCCAAACACAAAATACAAGATGTAGTATTAACCTAAACATTCTTCGGGCATATCTATCAGCAACAAGACTTGAAAGCAGGCACAAATAAAAACATGAAGGGCAGTGAAAGCCATAACAAAACAATAGCAAAGTTTCTATCCAACAAGAGTGGCTCGAATTCTTTTCAGTTCAGCTACAGCATCACCGATATTCTCTCGGTCTATTGGGAATTCCACAGAGCATGCAACTCCAATTCCCAGTATTGAACTCAAGCATTCCTCAAGAGCATCATTGGTGCTCTGGCTGGGTTTGCCTACTTGAACAAGTGATGAATCTGCAATCTCTGAAACACGCTCGGGGAAAGCCCTTTTTACAAACTTGTGAAGGTTCAAACCGTCCACGAACATGTGGTCGGTGGGTCTCTTCCCTGTAAACATCTCTAACAAGAGAATGCCGAAGCTGTAGACATCTCCATATGTTGACACCTCACTTCCCATTCCATACTCTgtggttcaaagttcaaacaccaCAGTTGTTAGCAAAGCAACTCTCATTAGTGAAACTACCAAGCTACAAGAAAAATAGCAGAGCAAAATAGCACAAGTGCATACCTGGAGCAGCATAACCAACAGTCCCTCTTATTCCAATGTCACTTGATTGATTTGCTGAAACGTTATTGGCTAGTCTTGAGAGGAATCTAGCTAATCCAAAGTCAGCAACATGTCCAGTCAAGTCATTGTCCAAAAGAACATTGCTCGGCTTGAGATCACAATGAACTATTGGTGTTTCGCAATGATTATGAAGATAATCCAGTGCACAAGCAACGTCAATGGCAATGTCTAGCCTCTGAACGAGACTTAAATTCATCGGTGCGTCTTCTGTCCCAGTAGTTGGATGCAGCCACTCCTCTAAGCTCCCATTCTCCATGAACTCGTAAACCAAAGCTTTGAAATCATTACCACGAAAGTCAACACTCGAACATGCAGTTATAATCGGGACTAGATTTCGGTGTCTGATATTTCTGAGTGCCTCACATTCGGCTAGGAAACTCTTGGAAGCTCCCCGGCGTAACATGTCAAACACCTTCACAGCAACAAGCTGAGCTCCATCTTCGCCGAGAACTCCTTTGTAGACAGACCCAAAACTACCCGCACCAATCAAATTTGTTGCAGAGAAGCCATCAGTAGCTTTCAAGAGAGTATTATAGGACACTTGCAAAATAGAGTCAGCAAATGTGCTTGATGAAGTTACTTTGCATTTCTTTTTGgagaaacaaagaaacagaaatGTCAGGAGCATAGCTATTCCAAGAAGAGTGAATGCTGATACTAATAAGATTGTTAGTTTCATGCTACGAGACGTCGATTCTTTAGACTTGCACTTTGGAAGGTGGAGATCAGAAATACCTCCGCAGAGCCTAGTGTTTCCGACAACTGAAGTAGCACTTGCATTGTTAAATACACCTTTAATTGATACTGCACCCCAAAAGTCATTGAAAGACAGGTTAAGTTTCTCCAAGTCTCTAAACCCTGCCAAAAATTCAGGAATTTCACCGGAGAGATTGTTGCGCGAAAGGTCTAAATCTCGAATCCCTCTCAAGGAAACCATAGCCGAAGGAATGGAGCCATCAAAGAAGTTTCCTTCCAAGTGCAGGATTTCTAAACTCAGGCAACTGCCAAGGCTACTAGGAAGTTTTCCTGATATCATATTATTAGAGAGATCCAGCTCACCTAGACTTTTTAACTTTCCTAGCTCCAAGGGAAGGGAACCACTGAGACGATTTTCAGACAAGTTCAAAGATATTGATAAAGAAGGAACACCAATAACTTGTGGAGGTATGTGGCCACTAAGATTATTGCGTGAAAGATCAAACACTAGCAATGAATGGCATTCCCCAAGGCTTGTAGGGATGGTACCATTAAAATTATTTCCTTGCATTTCGAGATAAACTAACGATGTCAGATTTCCTAGAGAAAATGGTAGGCTCCCTGATAATCCGTTGTTTTGAAAATGCAATCCCCCAAGACCTGAAAGTTTCCCGATGTCAGTGGGAATGTTACTTGTGAACATGTTACCAGACAAAGCCAATGATTTCATGTTGACCAGATTCCCTATCCCTGCAGGGATGCTTCCATGTAATTGGTTGCTTTCAACTTCTAGAATTGTAAGGGTTGAGAGATTGGATATTGATGTGGGCAGCGTCCCTCCGAAATTGTTGGATGCTATAATTAACCACACCAACTGTGTAGCATTGGTCAAGTCTGAGAAAAAACTCAAGTCCCCATCACTGCCACTTCCGAGATGATTACCAGCAATATGGAATGTCACAAGGGTACAAAGCTTTTGTAAATTTGGCACTTGCCCTGTTAGTTTGTTATCCTCAACATAAAAAACCACTAAATTAGTGGCATTGCTTATTGACAGAGGAAGTGATCCAGTAAACTGATTATCGGAAATGCAAAAATATTTGAGATTCAAAAGGGTTCTGAACAAGGTTGGGGGCATGCTCCCTTGAATTTGGTTTATTCCTATGATAAATCCAACGAGACTAGAGATGTTATAGATGGAGGGAGGGATGGTACCAGACAACTTATTTGATTCCAATGAGAAATTGTAAGAAACAATTATTTCTGACCATGTAAATACTTGAACGGATAGCAACTCAGACAATCAAATCTGCAACAATATTTATCAGAATCTGTTGTGCAAGTTATGCAGATATAAATGAGTATATGAATCATGATGAATTCTAAACTCATCATCATACTAGATAATTAAGAAAGCTATGCCAAATATAAGATTGTAATTCAAGAACAATACGAATCAAGACCAAAATATAATTATCTGCAATGTATCAAATATTAAAtccagaaaacaaaactaaaaaaagtCTAGGAAACTAACACTATGTGGTTCCAGAATCCATTGATGCTTCTCCTAGATGCACCCTCAATCTCATATTGTTAATGGGACAATTTTGTTTGAGGTTTGGTGTTCTAGCAGGGATCAATGAGGACGTTGTAATCCACCTTATATCAGAAAAACTGTTGTGGCAGTTCCTTCCATTAAGCAACTGCCTTATAACTTCCTTATGTTTATCTGAATGGATTAATCTAAATAaccatacatgtttgaattcaaattcaaaaacagATCGCATCAATAAAACTATTTTCGATTACAAGCTTTATTACATACTCTGATGTCACAAACTGAAAACTCTAAAACTCCTCACAATGTCAATTTGCAGAAAGTGTTGATGTCTAGTTCAATAAggtcttacaatctcccactgaactagATATCATACAAAATCAACTTACATTGCTGAGTTGTTTTCTTAAGCGTGCACAAGAGTTCAAGGACATCATCTGTTTTTCAAAGTCCTGTCAATTTTGCCAAACTGCATTGAACTACAGAAGATTACAATGAATTGGAAAATCACTAGTCTTCTATGATCACAATGCAGCAAGTAAAATTACATGAAACTACCTCAAGTATGATCTTGTACATGTTTACTTTATTTACAGTAATCGATTTGTAAAACATGTTTGATCCAAAATTAATTTCAACTAGATAAAGAGCTGTATTAACTTACTGATTATATCAGTATCAAGTTTTTCTGCATATGTACATATTCACTGATTTAGTATATCAGTATCAGGCTCCTTATATGTACATGATTCTGCATATGTACATGTTCTACCTATACAGCAACCTAATGTTGAAACTTAATTTTATTCAAATGATAGATATCAAATGATGACTTCATAAATGACTGACTGAAGTAGATACATTGCCTGATAGTACTTCACACAATATAATCAGCTTGAAATTCTGGGCTGTATCTCTGAGGGTCTCTATAAGGAACAAAATCTGCTGGACCAACTTCTCTGCCCAGGTGATAGATGGCCTTTATTGATAGTTCAGACCTCTTGCAGGCTTGAGGAAATAGTTGCCAAGAATTTCTCTATCCAAG
This portion of the Rosa chinensis cultivar Old Blush chromosome 1, RchiOBHm-V2, whole genome shotgun sequence genome encodes:
- the LOC112171523 gene encoding putative receptor-like protein kinase At3g47110, producing MASTMDSNMLGLGGGNETDRLALLAIKAQIHQDPNRPVMSSWNESTHFCMWHGVTCSRRHLQRVIKLNLTSLKLSGSIYPHVGNLSFLRELSLYNNSLTNKIPPEIGHLLRLRILRLENNSLSGPIPANISNCFNLIILDVSHNMLGGNIPPELGSLSKLEYLSFLFNNLTGEIPPSLGNLSSLGSLDAYSNNLVGSIPSSLGQLKKLTHFSLESNKLSGTIPPSIYNISSLVGFIIGINQIQGSMPPTLFRTLLNLKYFCISDNQFTGSLPLSISNATNLVVFYVEDNKLTGQVPNLQKLCTLVTFHIAGNHLGSGSDGDLSFFSDLTNATQLVWLIIASNNFGGTLPTSISNLSTLTILEVESNQLHGSIPAGIGNLVNMKSLALSGNMFTSNIPTDIGKLSGLGGLHFQNNGLSGSLPFSLGNLTSLVYLEMQGNNFNGTIPTSLGECHSLLVFDLSRNNLSGHIPPQVIGVPSLSISLNLSENRLSGSLPLELGKLKSLGELDLSNNMISGKLPSSLGSCLSLEILHLEGNFFDGSIPSAMVSLRGIRDLDLSRNNLSGEIPEFLAGFRDLEKLNLSFNDFWGAVSIKGVFNNASATSVVGNTRLCGGISDLHLPKCKSKESTSRSMKLTILLVSAFTLLGIAMLLTFLFLCFSKKKCKVTSSSTFADSILQVSYNTLLKATDGFSATNLIGAGSFGSVYKGVLGEDGAQLVAVKVFDMLRRGASKSFLAECEALRNIRHRNLVPIITACSSVDFRGNDFKALVYEFMENGSLEEWLHPTTGTEDAPMNLSLVQRLDIAIDVACALDYLHNHCETPIVHCDLKPSNVLLDNDLTGHVADFGLARFLSRLANNVSANQSSDIGIRGTVGYAAPEYGMGSEVSTYGDVYSFGILLLEMFTGKRPTDHMFVDGLNLHKFVKRAFPERVSEIADSSLVQVGKPSQSTNDALEECLSSILGIGVACSVEFPIDRENIGDAVAELKRIRATLVG